ACCACATCTCTTCCGGAGTCGATGGCATCTTAATGGACTTAGGAATGTCATCCATGCAGGTCAACAATCCTGCCCGAGGCTTCAGTGTGCTTGCTAATGGACCCCTTGATATGCGCATGGATCCTCAGGTATTTCCCATTTTTTTTGCTTTCTTTCCCCATGGAATGGATGATTATTCTTTTCTAACTATAACAGGCCGATGACAGGCTAGTCTGAAAGCGGAAGATATATTAAATTCTTGGCCAGATAGTGAAGTGGGTAGAATCCTCCGGGATTATGGAGAAGAAAGGAATTGGCGATTGCTACAAAACAAGCTTGCTCAAGCTCGTCTTCAAGGTGGATTGCATTCCACTGGTGAATTGGTTGATGTTATTCGGAGTACCACTCCTGGGACAAAAGGTAGGTTCCCTCTCCATTCAATCCCATCATCCCATGTAGTCTTGTGCTATTGGATTACTAACGAGTTAAGGACTGTGCCCGTAGGAGGTAGGCAAGGTTGGATAAAGACTGCAACAAGAGTGTTTCAGGCTCTTAGAATCGCTGTCAATGATGAACTCAAGACGCTGGAGGATTCCCCGCACGCTTGTTTTGATTGTCTTGCTCCTGAGGGTAGGCTTGCTGTCATTTCTTTCCATAGTTTAGAGGACAGAATTGTGAAACAAGTATTCCTTAAGATCATCGGTGAAGAAGGGAGGGATTCCGTAAGGAAGATCAAAGGCGGGGAGGATGAAAAGGAATTATGGATTAGACAGACGATACAAGGTTCTAATGGAACAATACTTACCAAGAGGCCAATAACACCATCTGAAAAGGAAGAAGGTTTCAACCGTCGCCGCAGAAGTGCTAAGCTAAGGGTAATTCAGAAGCTGTAGCTATTTAGGTAACAGCTTAGGGAAGTTATTCATAAATACACAACAAATGCATTAACATCTCATGTAGCTATTTAGGTCCTTTCGACATGTAAGCCTCTAAGTTATACTGAACATTTTTATGTCATTGGAAAAACCAATTAATCCTGGGTGATTTGCCTGTGAGCATACGAGTGAAGAATGCCTACAAATTTGAACAGATTGCCTTATGAGAAGAGATCTTTCCTCTATCATGTTGATTTCTGCTTGGTCACGCAGTACAAATGCCAACCTTTTGCTATTATAATACTTTGTTGGTTGTCATTATAATGAAAACtccaaaactcaaatttctctTAATCCCGATCTAACAATATGCAAACTAAAGTATAATCTTTGGTAAGTTTAACAAAGGAAAATGATATTTATTGGTCATATTCTGTTAGatgacttgggaaaatttttgttACTAACATTATATCAATATGAAGTTAAAGTTCAAGGGTCCGAAGGCTGTCGAAGGTAAAAACAGAATCATTTTGCCTTTGTATACCTTGGACATGACATTGATAAGGTTTTGATGGTGTGCAGATAAACCAAAATCAGCGTACAAAGCTACCCCACTGTTTCGATAAAACCAAACATTTCAAACTTAGCAATTGGCACACTTACAATTCCAAAAACAACGGTTGCATTAGTGAAGCATTAATCAGTAAAAGAACAATAATAAGAAATTCGATGCTTGAACTGGCTTAAACTAATTGATGTTGATTGAAAGAATAAAATCCAGAGATTCACGTAAGTTGATCATTTCCATGTAGTCTGTACTCAAACTCGATCAAGTGTAAAAAGGATCCTGATTCGTAGATTGAACATTGAATTGCCATATAATCCATCCATCATGTTCAGAAACGACACTACAGTGCTGAGAATATCACAGCACAAGCACATTACACTAAGAATTTAAAACTGAAACCCCATCTAAATCCACCCAAAAAGGTAGTACAACTCTCAATTTACTTCAGTTCCAAGGCCACACCTGAAACCATAGAAGGTCGCTGCCTGCTTTGACCTGTAATGAGGAAGCAAATACATCTTCCCTCTCCTCACAACCGAATGGTTCTAAAGTCCTACCCAATATGATCGGCCACTGCTGTTGTGAATAGGTGATGGCCTAGGAGATGTCACGCACCATTCATACCAAACCTGCATCACATTTGTGCCCCACCCAACCAAACAGccttaactttttcaattttacaaCGAACTagtaatttggttttaaaataataaaatttaacacaAAAAAGGGAAGTCCTATGTTATAAACAATAAAAGGGAAAGGACTCACCTTGGTAGAACCACAACAACGCCAAAAATGTACTTCTAAAGGGGATCCAGGTTGAACACATATAGGTTGCCTTAGTGGGAAAAATATTGCAAACCTGCCCATCCACACCAGTCAAGATTTTCAATTTTATGGAAGAGCGGTTATAAAGGAAAGAAATTCGagtaaattttgacaaaaatggatATAGATGGTAAGGTGTGTCCCACATTCTAGCAATGCTCGGTTATAAGCAATGTTCACTAGTTCAACTTCTAAATAAACCGAGTCTGTGTCTTATTCTGGCAAGCCAGTAAGAATCTTCATTAAAATAGCTTTCACGACtggaaataagtaaaataaaacaaaccaCCACTCTCGTGGTCTCTGAGCAAAACCAGAAATCTAATTGCTCCCCAAACAGCAAACAGAACCAGACATCTATAATAACTATGCATATGGTGAGACTATTACTGAACAACGAAATCATATTTTCAGTTCGTTGTGGGACTTTTCCAACAAGTGCACGCTATAGAAAATCAGATACAATTAAAGGCCAAAAAATGGTTGCATGGACATTTGTCAATCAATTTTCTGATCTTGCAGATAACTAATAGATGAGAATATCTGACTCCAAATTTGTTCTCAGCTAATCAAGCTTCAAACTTGAGTCCTGGACAAAAGAATCCAAGAAGAAGAAAATTGCATACCAGCTGAACATGTTTGGTGTAGCCATTGACGGCTCAATACCTAGATGTACATCTTTGTAGAGCGTTGCATCAAAGTAACCAGCAAATCCTTCAATGAAGTTTTAAAACAGTCAGGCCTAAAAATGTATTATGATTATCGTTCAagtaaactatttttttaaataaacatgaATGCAAATTGAAATGATGAGCAAGAGAAACATTTCTCTAAGTAATTAGTTTCCTATCTACTAAAGAAATTTCAAGGTAGTTTAGCTTTCTAAACTGCAACCAATAGATCCGTAATGCTCTTATAGATAATGGAAATAAATTTTGAGCCATGTCAAATGCTCCTCCAATTGAGAATAGGACAGTAGTAACCATCAACACCATACCCCAATTGGGAAGTACACAATCTCCAATACTTCTAAAAAAACACTACTTCAAATTTGACATCTCTAAAATTTCATCAACATTAAGCACTTCATAAGTTCAAAACAATTGCCGTGAACCTAACAttgtaaaattgaataaaatgttaaaTCTGTGACAAATTGAATAGTAGCAAGAGACAAGATTCTCATTCTGTAATACCAGTTTCTACACTTATTTTCAAGATTATTCATGGAATAGGTGTAAACCAGACTCCATGGAGACTCAAAAGATTTGTCTGTGCACAGCATGATTTTTCTAGAACATTTAATTGAAGGAAAATTAAGTGGACTTGATTGCTACATACCATGTACAATAGCTGATCCAGTGTCACTTGGTATCACAAAATGAAGCTTCTTGTACCGTTGGTTGCTTTTCTTAGTTGAGTAATCTGGATGATTAAATGTAAAAACCTgtacaaaattataataaaagggCAGGTTAGAACTAAAAAATTCTGGTGCTTCATAAACATAAAAGAGTATAGACCCACAGATTGTGACGGAGCAAGCTTGGCAACACTGTGCAGTTTTACAACATAAGCAGTTTCAAAATGGACAAGATCTTTATGTGACTTGACCTGTGAAAaccagaaaagggaaaaaaaattagaagaagaaCTTCAAAGAATATACCAGGAAATAATAAAGTATAGGTACAAGGGAATACATCATTATATAGCTTTGAAGCAGTTATTGGTTGGATGAAACTTGTGTACCTGAGAGGCATAACAAAAAGAATGCATTTGAATTTTTTAGTTACCATGCCTTTATGATATCAGACTGACCACTTAACAATAGGTTTTGATACTATTAACAATCAGTTGCTTAGAAATTGAGAATTACTGCCTAATTATTCTTTTCCTTCTTTTGCCTTTTGATGGTGGAATATAACCTGATACAAAGTGTTATAAACCAAGTATAGGGGAAGAAGAAATATTGAAAACATTTTTGCAAATGAAGACCAATAATAgcaataaataaaacaaacagaAGGCATTAGTAAGAAAAAAGGACATAAATGCATTACCTCTTTAGTTAGGAAATCTACAACTTAG
The Gossypium hirsutum isolate 1008001.06 chromosome A07, Gossypium_hirsutum_v2.1, whole genome shotgun sequence genome window above contains:
- the LOC107930850 gene encoding ribosomal RNA small subunit methyltransferase H isoform X2 — its product is MMQQSHIPVMLGEVLDVFSSNLKPLSSFVDCTLGAAGHASAIIQSHPELKLFIGMDVDPLALRMARSRINAAISHSHPHPNFQALTFVKNFRHIRSLLTQVDHISSGVDGILMDLGMSSMQVNNPARGFSVLANGPLDMRMDPQASLKAEDILNSWPDSEVGRILRDYGEERNWRLLQNKLAQARLQGGLHSTGELVDVIRSTTPGTKGGRQGWIKTATRVFQALRIAVNDELKTLEDSPHACFDCLAPEGRLAVISFHSLEDRIVKQVFLKIIGEEGRDSVRKIKGGEDEKELWIRQTIQGSNGTILTKRPITPSEKEEGFNRRRRSAKLRVIQKL
- the LOC107930850 gene encoding ribosomal RNA small subunit methyltransferase H isoform X1, whose translation is MMQQSHIPVMLGEVLDVFSSNLKPLSSFVDCTLGAAGHASAVSFFLLVVAVLCVFMNMIFYTTVELSCITENGCACGCCCSQIIQSHPELKLFIGMDVDPLALRMARSRINAAISHSHPHPNFQALTFVKNFRHIRSLLTQVDHISSGVDGILMDLGMSSMQVNNPARGFSVLANGPLDMRMDPQASLKAEDILNSWPDSEVGRILRDYGEERNWRLLQNKLAQARLQGGLHSTGELVDVIRSTTPGTKGGRQGWIKTATRVFQALRIAVNDELKTLEDSPHACFDCLAPEGRLAVISFHSLEDRIVKQVFLKIIGEEGRDSVRKIKGGEDEKELWIRQTIQGSNGTILTKRPITPSEKEEGFNRRRRSAKLRVIQKL